Proteins from one Daphnia pulicaria isolate SC F1-1A chromosome 3, SC_F0-13Bv2, whole genome shotgun sequence genomic window:
- the LOC124328976 gene encoding mucin-19-like isoform X2, translating to MDNSHFVCVLIGCLFLGSVVASSSDCSGIEEPNRFILCYTDSSINLENDDLACRCSHLVVPSVVNITQNSTDFALNEEIVAYLKTISGSRNGGRMRRVLSLAVSARDFSADSSVHSIVGGVARMIDDLLIEGVEIHWQQPSTDENSKKDKANLVLFMKDLHAVLQEKVIVTSTPISTTHINSTIADDMEIDAMRPLILLRLPTSPEQLVKGFDLKPLARTVDLFVVSTHNIEDASNATYHHSRLMGISDILNTDSVLDLVTSLGVSSDRVVAAVPTFALQFHLRDAKQNLPGSQIAQGPTQISMEQLHSILKKGNWTIERDDDLTGTYAYSQDGDWIAFDDEMAAMIKAKYFLLRDIAGVAIMPGNVDEKPSQSETPVTPSMTQIYYEQFLNQESGNRTRRQLAKSLQDDLSSVATTLSSPLYNDRVRASPYRIVRIVARSGETSVVRQPLESSLQCSRQGYYRHPEDCGSFYRCVKFDQYVDDFTVFEYDCPEGLVFDEKWEVCTWPSQAAPCGGSSEIRPVPMNKFVCPGEGYFADPENCRWFFACRDYAKDGVTFTQYEFRCPFGLLFDEENLLCNWPWLVPQCSGGAVGSSSNANAVKLKQPLEKKPAAIPMGSPGYLSGKLVTGEGLYKDPRPTYYGESVVSSGCVDCQSAGLVVKEPSQGSYSGKQQTKVVLAIPAATIAGESNPVRIIIASPAYSGDQQYTTTTTTPSYSKAVRYEGGASTGSYQSQKYTDSLAVSGSSDPYGSYASAGNRGTAVAINNAQLASYSQTDNTNGDSGKVSGPVGPSKPDNSFSYKETSTYDKSTKDEVANTPYYLVKQPGNGEIRGPDRTVENGKYDSAHTSDGKYVPSSSYSAPAYSAPVYSAPAYSEPTYSAPAYSEPTYSAPAYTAPTYSAPTYSAPTYSAPAYSAPAKAAPTYSAPAYSEPAKTAPAYSEPTKTAPTYSKPTKTAPAYSAPAYSVPAYSAPAYSAPAYSAPAYSAPAYSAPAYSAPAYSAPAYSAPAYSEPAKTAPTYSAPAYSEPAKTAPTYSAPAYSEPAKPAPAYSEQTKSAPAYSEPTKTAPAYSAPAYSAPAYSAPAYSAPAYSSPTYSAPAYSEPAKPAPSYSVPTKSAPVYSAPAYSEPAKPAPAYSTPAYSTPTDSAPTYSSPTYTSSTYSAPEPSDQDYNPVYSAPADSSQSAPSYSAPAYSTPSYSPPAYSAPAYSESVREYKPPTTAAPVYSAPAYTEKAPEYKTSTTAAPVYSPSAPSYSSPVYSAPSYTEKAPEYDSSTTASTVYSAPAYSSPVYSAPAYSSPVYSAPAYSAPVYSAPAYTEKAPEYKTPTTTSPVYAAPAYSAPVYAAPAYTEKAPEYKTPTTTSPVYAAPAYSAPVYAAPAYSAPAYSAPAYSAPAYTEKAPEYKTPTTTSPVYSTPAYTEKAPGYKTSTAAAPVYSAPAYTAKVTEYKTSTTAAPVYSAPTYTEKSPEYKTPTTSTPVYSAPAYTTKAPEYKTPTKAAPVYSAPTYTEKTTGYKAPTTAAPVYPSAPAYSVPAYSEPAAPAYTEKTPGYKTTAAAVYSTPAYTEKTVEYKTPITSAPAYSPAVYTDKSPISVYDSTASDYRASNTKLPANTASASIDEYSPVYDAPESVYKTPTKVVVTMETEDQGKKGYRGTGGAAGSAGSAGSQGTGGTAGSRGTGGTAGSQGTGGTAGSQGTGGTAGSRGTGGVGGTRGSKGAVKYSEPEYNAASVRPSVGSYDKNKSTHSSMSRYPSDYETTGQIGDDTFGLKDNSKSKGKYTGSRPLASKSPAANEKVVDTNKRIPNEYSSTNGKSRTQLERGAGSSTSGKTYATDGTTRYQDSDYKKPAGSASRNDSRESNSYTTTPHSVSVNYEKTKADSSTKGEVSYGDKRVTVKVPSTNKAAILDKWATVSPVTETELALIEQKGTTDDYKSSPRQRIKGRLNVNSKNQQLTTSVAQPSVKPVDSSASSVSLTLNKNDGKVSTGSSGSEYGHRYLEKITVAQATAKNETLGPEVCVRAGLFRHPSDCQKFYECYWDRWIHQYTVHIFKCPVHLVYDDYITACNWPLDGPACVPHEAVKLYPQLLSKV from the exons ATGGACAACTCTCACTTTGTTTGCGTTTTGATCGGTTGTCTTTTCCTGGGATCTGTTGTCGCCTCATCTTCAG attGCAGCGGAATAGAAGAACCGAATCGATTCATCCTGTGCTACACCGACAGTTCCATCAACTTGGAGAATGACGACCTGGCCTGCCGTTGCTCTCATCTAGTCGTGCCATCCGTCGTGAATATCACGCAAAACAGTACGGACTTTGCGTTAAACGAAG AAATAGTTGCGTACTTGAAAACGATTAGTGGCTCCCGAAATGGTGGGCGAATGCGCCGCGTCCTTTCGCTGGCCGTGTCGGCCCGAGACTTTTCCGCCGACTCTTCCGTCCACTCGATTGTTGGCGGTGTGGCGCGGATGATTGACGACCTACTTATCGAAGGCGTGGAAATCCATTGGCAACAACCCAGCACCGACGAGAATTCCAAGAAAGATAAAGCCAACCTTGTTCTTTTCATGAAG GATTTGCACGCTGTTCTACAAGAGAAAGTGATCGTCACCAGCACACCAATTTCCACCACCCACATCAACAG CACAATTGCTGACGATATGGAAattgatgcgatgcgacctTTGATCCTACTCCGTCTGCCGACTTCACCGGAACAGCTGGTGAAAGGATTCGATCTCAAGCCTTTAGCGAG AACGGTCGACTTATTCGTCGTCTCCACCCATAACATAGAGGACGCATCCAACGCAACCTACCACCATAGCCGCCTTATGGGCATCTCCGATATCCTGAATACG GATTCTGTATTGGATCTTGTGACAAGCCTGGGTGTATCGTCCGATCGTGTAGTGGCAGCCGTACCCACATTCGCCCTCCAATTTCATCTGAGAGATGCCAAGCAAAACCTACCCGGATCCCAGATTGCCCAAGGCCCCACTCAAATCAGCATGGAACAG CTGCACTCGATCTTGAAGAAAGGCAATTGGACGATAGAGAGAGATGACGATTTGACAGGTACATATGCTTACTCCCAAGACGGAGATTGGATTGCCTTTGATGACGAAATGGCCGCTATGATCAAG GCCAAGTACTTCCTTTTGCGCGATATCGCCGGAGTGGCAATCATGCCCGGCAATGTGGACGAGAAGCCCAGCCAATCAGAAACGCCCGTTACTCCATCCATGACTCAAATCTACTACGAACAATTTCTCAATCAAGAATCTGGCAACCGAACCAGGCGTCAGCTGGCCAAATCCCTGCAGGACGATCTTTCTTCTGTTGCCACCACCCTGTCCAGTCCGTTGTACAACGACCGTGTCCGAGCTTCGCCCTACCGGATCGTCCGCATCGTCGCCCGTTCCGGCGAGACCAGCGTCGTCCGCCAGCCGCTGGAGAGCAGTCTGCAGTGCTCCCGTCAGGGCTATTACCGCCATCCGGAGGATTGCGGAAGTTTCTACCGTTGCGTCAAATTCGACCAGTACGTGGACGATTTCACCGTTTTCGAGTACGACTGCCCGGAAGGATTGGTCTTTGATGAGAAGTGGGAAGTCTGCACCTGGCCGTCCCAGGCCGCTCCTTGCGGAGGATCCAGCGAGATTCGCCCAGTTCCCATGAACAAATTCGTCTGCCCAGGCGAGGGATACTTTGCCGATCCTGAAAACTGTCGCTGGTTCTTCGCCTGTCGCGACTACGCCAAGGACGGTGTCACCTTCACCCAATACGAATTCCGTTGTCCATTTGGGCTCCTCTTTGACGAGGAAAATTTGTTGTGCAACTGGCCGTGGCTGGTTCCTCAGTGCTCTGGAGGGGCTGTCGGCAGTTCCAGCAATGCCAACGCCGTCAAGTTGAAGCAACCGCTGGAGAAGAAACCGGCCGCCATCCCTATGGGAAGTCCTGGATATCTGAGTGGCAAGTTGGTGACTGGAGAAGGTCTCTACAAGGATCCCCGGCCGACGTACTACGGTGAATCTGTCGTCTCTTCCGGTTGCGTTGATTGCCAATCGGCTGGACTAGTCGTCAAGGAACCATCGCAGGGCTCTTACTCAGGAAAACAACAGACGAAAGTTGTCCTGGCTATTCCTGCCGCCACCATTGCCGGAGAATCCAACCCTGTGCGCATCATTATCGCCTCCCCCGCTTACTCCGGTGACCAGCAATATACAACGACTACAACAACGCCATCCTATTCGAAAGCTGTCCGCTACGAAGGTGGGGCATCGACGGGTAGTTATCAGTCGCAGAAATATACAGATTCCCTTGCAGTGTCCGGATCATCTGATCCTTATGGTTCATATGCCTCAGCTGGGAATCGCGGAACTGCTGTAGCCATCAATAACGCCCAGCTGGCAAGCTATTCCCAAACTGATAACACGAACGGTGACTCCGGTAAAGTTTCTGGCCCTGTAGGACCTTCCAAACCGGACAACTCTTTCAGCTACAAAGAAACTAGCACTTATGATAAGTCTACCAAGGATGAGGTGGCCAATACTCCTTATTACCTAG TCAAACAACCAGGAAACGGTGAAATTCGTGGCCCAGATAGGactgttgaaaatggaaaatacgACTCGGCTCATACATCGGATGGAAAATATGTACCCTCATCGTCTTACTCCGCTCCGGCTTATTCAGCTCCAGTCTACTCCGCCCCGGCTTACTCCGAGCCGACATATTCCGCCCCGGCTTACTCCGAACCGACATATTCTGCTCCGGCTTACACCGCTCCGACGTATTCCGCTCCAACTTATTCGGCTCCAACTTATTCGGCCCCGGCTTACTCCGCCCCGGCGAAAGCGGCCCCAACTTACTCTGCTCCAGCTTACTCCGAACCGGCCAAGACCGCACCGGCTTATTCCGAGCCCACCAAGACCGCCCCGACTTACTCCAAGCCGACCAAGACCGCCCCGGCTTACTCCGCCCCGGCTTACTCTGTGCCGGCTTACTCTGCGCCGGCTTACTCTGCTCCGGCTTACTCTGCTCCGGCTTACTCTGCTCCGGCTTACTCTGCTCCGGCTTACTCTGCTCCGGCTTACTCTGCTCCGGCTTACTCTGCTCCGGCTTACTCCGAACCGGCCAAGACCGCCCCAACTTACTCTGCTCCGGCTTACTCCGAACCGGCCAAGACCGCCCCAACTTACTCTGCTCCGGCTTACTCCGAACCGGCCAAGCCCGCTCCGGCTTATTCCGAGCAGACCAAGTCCGCCCCGGCTTACTCCGAGCCGACCAAGACCGCCCCGGCTTACTCTGCCCCGGCTTACTCTGCCCCGGCTTACTCTGCCCCGGCTTACTCTGCCCCAGCTTACTCCTCCCCAACTTACTCTGCCCCGGCTTACTCCGAACCGGCCAAGCCCGCTCCGTCTTATTCCGTGCCGACCAAGTCCGCCCCGGTTTACTCCGCTCCGGCTTACTCTGAGCCGGCCAAGCCCGCCCCGGCTTACTCCACCCCGGCTTACTCCACTCCAACGGATTCCGCTCCAACGTATTCCTCTCCGACTTACACCTCTTCAACCTACTCCGCTCCAGAGCCTTCCGATCAGGACTACAATCCCGTTTACTCTGCCCCAGCCGACTCTTCTCAATCCGCTCCGTCCTACTCCGCTCCAGCCTATTCCACTCCGTCCTACTCCCCTCCAGCCTATTCCGCTCCAGCTTATTCGGAAAGCGTTCGTGAATACAAACCTCCTACTACTGCCGCACCAGTTTACTCTGCTCCAGCCTACACCGAAAAAGCTCCTGAATACAAAACTTCTACTACTGCTGCGCCAGTCTACTCTCCGTCCGCTCCATCATACTCTTCACCGGTTTACTCTGCCCCATCTTATACCGAAAAAGCTCCCGAGTATGATTCTTCTACTACTGCTTCGACAGTTTACTCTGCCCCGGCGTACTCTTCTCCTGTTTACTCCGCCCCAGCGTATTCATCTCCGGTTTACTCTGCCCCAGCATACTCTGCTCCGGTTTACTCTGCTCCGGCTTATACCGAAAAGGCTCCCGAGTACAAAACTCCCACTACCACCTCTCCAGTTTACGCTGCCCCGGCATACTCTGCTCCGGTTTACGCTGCCCCAGCTTATACCGAAAAGGCTCCCGAGTACAAAACTCCCACTACCACCTCACCAGTTTACGCTGCCCCGGCATACTCTGCTCCAGTTTACGCTGCCCCAGCATACTCTGCTCCGGCTTACTCTGCTCCGGCTTACTCTGCTCCGGCTTATACAGAAAAAGCTCCCGAGTACAAAACTCCCACTACCACCTCTCCAGTTTACTCTACTCCAGCCTACACCGAAAAAGCTCCTGGATACAAAACATCTACTGCTGCTGCACCAGTTTACTCGGCTCCAGCCTATACTGCTAAAGTTACCGAATATAAAACATCTACCACTGCTGCGCCAGTTTACTCTGCGCCGACCTATACCGAAAAATCTCCCGAGTATAAAACTCCCACAACTTCTACTCCAGTTTATTCTGCCCCAGCCTATACGACAAAAGCTCCCGAATACAAAACTCCCACTAAAGCCGCACCAGTTTACTCTGCGCCGACCTATACTGAAAAAACTACTGGGTACAAAGCTCCCACTACTGCCGCACCGGTTTACCCCTCTGCTCCGGCTTACTCCGTTCCGGCATACTCCGAGCCTGCTGCTCCAGCCTATACTGAAAAAACTCCAGGGTACAAAACCACTGCTGCGGCAGTTTACTCTACTCCAGCCTACACCGAAAAAACCGTCGAGTATAAAACTCCCATTACTTCTGCTCCGGCTTATTCTCCTGCCGTCTACACAGATAAGTCTCCAATTTCTGTTTACGATTCAACGGCTTCTGACTATCGGGCGTCTAACACAAAGCTCCCGGCCAATACCGCCTCTGCTTCCATCGACGAATATTCTCCCGTTTACGATGCACCAGAATCAGTGTACAAGACTCCTACTAAAGTAGTTGTCACTATGGAAACCGAAGACCAAGGAAAGAAAGGATACCGTGGAACTGGTGGAGCTGCTGGATCTGCTGGATCTGCTGGAT CACAGGGTACAGGTGGAACTGCTGGATCACGGGGCACAGGTGGAACTGCTGGATCACAGGGTACAGGTGGAACTGCTGGATCACAGGGTACAGGTGGAACTGCTGGATCACGAGGTACAGGAGGAGTAGGTGGAACTCGTGGATCTAAAGGCGCAGTGAAATACTCTGAACCAGAATATAATGCAGCGTCGGTCAGACCTAGTGTAGGATCATACGACAAGAACAAATCAACCCATTCGTCCATGTCTAGATATCCGAGTGATTACGAGACGACCGGCCAGATTGGGGACGacacatttggattaaaagACAACAGCAAATCCAAGGGGAAATATACTGGTTCCAGACCTTTGGCAAGCAAATCACCAGCTGCAAACGAAAAGGTAGTAGACACCAATAAAAGAATTCCCAATGAGTACAGTTCAACGAATGGCAAGAGTCGTACTCAGCTAGAGAGAGGCGCTGGCAGCAGCACGAGTGGCAAGACGTACGCCACCGATGGAACAACCAGATATCAAGATTCCGATTACAAAAAGCCAGCAGGATCAGCATCTAGGAACGATTCTCGTGAATCAAATTCCTACACGACGACACCACATTCCGTTTCGGTTAATTACGAAAAAACTAAAGCTGATTCTTCCACGAAAGGTGAAGTTTCATACGGCGATAAAAGAGTCACCGTTAAAGTCccttccaccaacaaagccgCTATTCTAGACAAGTGGGCAACTGTTAGTCCAGTTACTGAGACTGAACTAGCCCTTATCGAGCAAAAAGGTACGACTGATGATTACAAATCTTCTCCACGCCAACGAATCAAGGGAAGATTGAACGTCAATTCCAAAAACCAACAACTCACCACCAGCGTTGCGCAACCCAGCGTCAAGCCTGTTGATTCAAGCGCATCTTCTGTCAGCCTCACTTTGAACAAAAACGACGGAAAAGTCTCGACTGGCAGTAGCGGATCTGAATACGGTCACCGATACTTGGAGAAGATCACCGTCGCCCAAGCGACGGCCAAAAACGAGACGCTGGGCCCGGAGGTATGTGTTCGAGCCGGTCTCTTCCGTCATCCGTCAGACTGTCAAAAGTTCTACGAGTGCTACTGGGATCGCTGGATTCACCAGTACACAGTTCACATTTTCAAATGCCCCGTTCACCTTGTGTACGATGACTACATCACTGCCTGCAATTGGCCGTTGGACGGACCCGCTTGTGTACCTCATGAAGCGGTCAAGCTGTACCCACAGCTCCTGTCTAAAGTCTGA